Genomic window (Streptomyces sp. LX-29):
ATGCCGCTGTTGGACGCCCGGCGGCTGGCCGGCTGGGCGCTGTCCGCGGCCGCGCCGGGCTCCGCCATGACGGCGGAGGTACAGCCCCTGCCGGCGCCCGCGACCGAGCCGGAGCGGCTCTTCTAGAACCCTCTCACCGGGAGGTCCCGCGCGGCTCTCGCCGGGAGGCACTCGCCGCGCGGCGCCGGGAGGCTCTCCCCGAGCGGCGCCCGGCCGGAGGCTCCCGCCGAGGGCGCCGGGGAGCTCTCGTCGAGCGGCGCCGGGGTCCGGGCTCCGTTCAGCCGAGCCACCCCGGCCGCACCAGCCCCGACTCGTACGCGAGGACCACGAGTTGGGCCCGGTCGCGGGCGCCGAGCTTGACCATGGTGCGGCTCACGTGCGTCTTCGCGGTGAGCGGGCTGACCACGAGCCGCCGGGCGATCTCCTCGTTCGACAGCCCGATCCCCACCAGCGCCATGACCTCACGCTCCCGCTCGGTCAGCCCGGCCAGCCGGGCGTCGGCCGCGGGCTCCTTGGAGCGGGCCGCGAACTCGGCGATGAGGCGGCGGGTGACGCCGGGCGACAGCAGCGCGTCCCCGTCGACGACGGCCCGTACGGCGCGCAGCAGTTCCTCCGGCTCGGTGTCCTTGACGAGGAAGCCCGAGGCGCCGGACCGGATGGCCTCGAAGACGTACTCGTCGAGCTCGAAGGTGGTCAGCATGACCACCTTCACCTCCGACAGCGCGGGGTCCTCGGTGATCCGGCGGGTCGCCGCGAGGCCGTCCAGCCGCGGCATGCGGATGTCCATCAGGACCACGTTCGGGCGCAGTTCGCGCACCTGGGAGAGTGCCTGCTCGCCGTCGGCGGCCTCGCCGACCACCTCGATTCCGGGCTGCGCGTCCAACAGGGCGCGGAACCCCGCGCGGACCAGCATCTGGTCGTCGGCGAGCACGACGCGGATCACGGTTCGCCCTCCTTCTCGGCCGCGCCCACCGTACCCGTGTCTTCGGGCTCGACGGCGCCCGCGCGGGCGAGCGGAAGGCGGGCCAGCACGCGGAAGCCACCGTCCGG
Coding sequences:
- a CDS encoding response regulator transcription factor; protein product: MIRVVLADDQMLVRAGFRALLDAQPGIEVVGEAADGEQALSQVRELRPNVVLMDIRMPRLDGLAATRRITEDPALSEVKVVMLTTFELDEYVFEAIRSGASGFLVKDTEPEELLRAVRAVVDGDALLSPGVTRRLIAEFAARSKEPAADARLAGLTEREREVMALVGIGLSNEEIARRLVVSPLTAKTHVSRTMVKLGARDRAQLVVLAYESGLVRPGWLG